In Oryza brachyantha chromosome 2, ObraRS2, whole genome shotgun sequence, a single window of DNA contains:
- the LOC102716378 gene encoding tRNA (guanine(10)-N2)-methyltransferase homolog translates to MWYLCVFYHRLLDYRRPEVQSLAELFGGPGAGDAVEWRMPENHHVDSPFHLVRLPGDERLAAQIANRSLLVKGIYELWGHGNTYEELERAVVEYPEERKLPYLTPESTFKIVVDSFGKVISFQEQNEIMKSLTYIPFMGRVNLKNPDHKFFVMETDDYGCNNGLPPVVQRTVFFGREVGAADRHLLPTYQLKSRKYIGPTAMDAEMAFLMANQGLAWPGKLVYDPFVGTGSILVAAAHFGAMTMGADIDIRVVRDGRGPDCNIWSNFEQYKLPEPLCVLRADNNLPPWRPGLKEVFDAIICDPPYGVRAGGRKSGGRKLIKGTVTPYTVPDEKRDSHIPSTAPYSLAECVHDLLHLAARMLVMGGRLVFFFPVVREDGVANPAKYPEHPCFKLIATCEQILSMRYSRVLLTMVKVGPYTEEVEKAAEQRHREFRENHHKWMEEGNLHSTVFSPADQGAPVDRDSKPKYRGKYV, encoded by the exons ATGTGGTACCTGTGCGTCTTCTACCACAGGCTGCTCGACTACCGGCGGCCCGAGGTGCAGTCGCTCGCCGAGCTCTTCGGCGGCCCGGGCGCCGGGGACGCCGTCGAGTGGCGCATGCCGGAGAACCACCACGTCGACTCCCCCTTCCACCTCGTCCGCCTCCCCGGGGACGAGCGCCTCGCCGCGCAGATCGCCAACCGCA GCTTGCTCGTGAAGGGGATCTACGAGCTCTGGGGGCACGGCAACACCTACGAGGAGCTCGAGAGGGCGGTCGTCGAGTACCCCGAGGAGAGGAAGCTGCCGTACCTCACACCGGAGAGCACATTCAAGATCGTCGTCGATAGCTTCGGCAAGGTGATCAGCTTCCAGGAGCAGAACGAGATCATGAAGAGCCTCACCTACATCCCCTTCATG GGCCGTGTCAATTTGAAGAATCCCGACCACAAGTTCTTCGTCATGGAGACTGATGACTATGGCTGCAACAACGGCCTCCCGCCGGTTGTTCAGAGGACGGTATTCTTTGGCCGCGAGGTCGGAGCGGCGGATAGGCATCTCCTGCCGACCTATCAGCTGAAGAGCAGGAAGTATATTGGCCCAACTGCAATGGATGCTGAAATGGCGTTTCTTATGGCCAATCAAGGGTTGGCGTGGCCCGGGAAGCTTGTGTATGACCCTTTCGTTGGGACTGGGAGTATTTTGGTCGCGGCCGCGCATTTTGGAGCCATGACAATG GGTGCAGATATTGATATAAGGGTTGTACGCGATGGTCGTGGTCCGGATTGCAATATTTGGAGCAACTTTGAGCAG TACAAATTGCCAGAGCCATTATGTGTACTAAGGGCAGATAACAACCTCCCACCTTGGCGTCCAGGACTGAAGGAG GTTTTTGATGCCATCATCTGTGATCCTCCATATGGAGTCCGGGCTGGAGGCCGCAAGTCCGGTGGCCGGAAGCTCATCAAGGGCACCGTTACTCCTTACACAGTTCCAGACGAGAAGAGGGACAGCCACATCCCATCGACCGCACCTTACAGCCTCGCCGAGTGCGTCCATGacctcctccacctcgccgcAAGAATGCTGGTGATGGGTGGCCGGCtggtcttcttcttccccgtCGTCCGCGAGGATGGCGTCGCCAACCCAGCCAAATACCCCGAGCACCCCTGCTTCAAGCTGATCGCCACCTGCGAGCAGATCCTGAGCATGAGGTACAGCCGGGTCCTGCTGACCATGGTGAAGGTCGGTCCCTACACCGAGGAGGTTGAGAAGGCTGCGGAGCAGCGGCACCGCGAGTTCAGGGAGAACCACCACAAGTGGATGGAGGAGGGCAACCTCCACTCCACCGTGTTCAGCCCGGCCGATCAGGGCGCCCCTGTAGACAGGGACTCCAAGCCCAAGTACAGAGGCAAGTATGTGTAG
- the LOC107303531 gene encoding UDP-glucuronate:xylan alpha-glucuronosyltransferase 1 — MRGFACAHHAEKRHRLDRTLTNLSKRGYIGSYHYEKDAKYRPFSALLPEGSNPKMLYVKLVLLILMCGSFVSLLNSPSIHHDDEHLSLSSAVADSRYVSDVTVDWPKISKAVQQVAGAGDGGGARVALLNFDDEEVYQWRTVLPRAAVTSVELEHVGSNVTWEHLYPEWIDEEEVYHAPTCPDLPEPAVGEGEEAVFDVVAVKLPCRRGGSWSKDVARLHLQLAAARLAARGGGAASAAHVLVVSRCFPVPNLFRCRDEVAPRDGDVWLYRPDVDVLREKLSLPVGSCKLAMPFGALAEPHVAASASASAPAAKARREAYATILHSEELYACGALVAAQSIRMAGGQERDMVALVDETISARHRAALEAAGWKVRPIRRVRNPRAAADAYNEWNYSKFWLWALTEYDKVVFLDADLLVQRPMEPLFAMPEVSATGNHGTLFNSGVMVVEPCNCTLRLLMDHIADIESYNGGDQGYLNEVFSWWHRLPSRANYMKHFWEGDSEERAAAKRAVLAADPPAVLAVHFVGMKPWFCFRDYDCNWNSPQLRQFASDEAHARWWRAHDAMPRPLQGFCLLDERQKALLRWDADEARAANFSDGHWRVPIADPRRSICAGGGEAACAERETKNRRVEGNRVTTSYAKLIDNF; from the exons ATGAGAGGTTTTGCTTGTGCTCATCATGCAGAGAAGAGGCATCGTCTTGACAGAACTCT CACCAATCTAAGCAAGAGGGGTTACATAGGAAGCTACCACTACGAGAAGGATGCCAAGTACAGGCCATTCAGTGCACTGCTTCCAGAGGGTTCAAACCCCAAGATGCTCTACGTCAAGCtcgtcctcctcatcctcatgTGTGGCTCCTTCGTCAGCCTCCTCAACTCACCCTCTATCCACCATGACGACGAACACCTCTCCCT GTCATCGGCTGTGGCGGATTCCCGGTACGTGTCGGACGTGACGGTGGATTGGCCAAAGATCTCCAAGGCGGTGCAGCAGGTCGCCGGAgcgggagacggcggcggcgcgagggtgGCGCTGCTCAActtcgacgacgaggaggttTACCAATGGAGGACGGTGCTGCCGCGGGCGGCCGTCACGTCGGTGGAGCTGGAGCACGTCGGGAGCAACGTGACGTGGGAGCACCTGTACCCGGAGTGgatcgacgaggaggaggtgtaCCACGCGCCGACGTGCCCCGACCTGCCGGAGCCGGCGGTgggcgagggagaggaggcggtgtTCGACGTCGTCGCGGTGAAGCTGCCGTGCCGGCGCGGGGGTAGCTGGTCTAAGGACGTGGCCCGGCTGCACCTGcagctcgccgcggcgcgactcgccgcgcgcggtggcggcgccgcctccgccgcgcacGTGCTGGTGGTGAGCCGGTGCTTCCCGGTCCCGAACCTCTTCCGGTGCAGGGACGAGGTGGCgccgcgcgacggcgacgtgtgGCTGTACCGGCCGGACGTGGACGTGCTCCGGGAGAAGCTGTCCCTCCCCGTTGGCTCCTGCAAGCTCGCCATGCCGTTCGGGGCGCTGGCGGAGCCGCacgtggcggcgtcggcgtcggcgtcggcgccggcggcgaaggcgcggCGGGAGGCGTACGCGACGATCCTGCACTCGGAGGAGCTGTACGCGTGCGGCGCGCTGGTGGCGGCGCAGAGCATCCGGATGGCCGGCGGGCAGGAGCGGGACATGGTGGCGCTGGTCGACGAGACGATCAGCGCGCGCCACCGCGCGGCGCTGGAGGCGGCCGGGTGGAAGGTGCGGCCGATCCGGCGTGTCCGGAacccgcgcgcggcggcggacgcgtaCAACGAGTGGAACTACAGCAAGTTCTGGCTGTGGGCGCTGACGGAGTACGACAAGGTCGTCTTCCTCGACGCCGACCTGCTGGTGCAGCGGCCGATGGAGCCGCTCTTCGCCATGCCGGAGGTGAGCGCGACGGGGAACCACGGCACGCTGTTCAACTCCGgggtgatggtggtggagcCCTGCAACTGCACGCTCCGCCTGCTCATGGACCACATCGCCGACATCGAGTCGTACAACGGCGGCGACCAGGGGTACCTCAACGAGGTCTTCTCGTGGTGGCACCGCCTCCCGTCGCGCGCCAACTACATGAAGCACTTCTGGGAGGGCGACTCCGaggagcgcgccgccgccaagcgggcggtgctcgccgccgacccgcccgccgtcctcgccgtccACTTCGTCGGCATGAAGCCGTGGTTCTGCTTCCGCGACTACGACTGCAACTGGAACTCGCCGCAGCTCCGGCAGTTCGCCAGCGACGAGGCGCAcgcgcggtggtggcgcgcCCACGACGCCATGCCGCGGCCGCTCCAGGGGTTCTGCCTGCTCGACGAGCGGCAGAAGGCGCTGCTGCGGTGGGATGCCGACGAGGCGAGGGCGGCCAACTTCTCCGACGGCCACTGGCGCGTCCCCATCGCCGACCCTCGCCGGAGCAtctgcgccggcggcggcgaggcggcgtgcGCGGAGAGGGAGACCAAGAACCGGCGGGTGGAAGGGAACAGGGTCACCACGTCGTACGCCAAGCTCATCGACAACTTCTGA